The Glycine max cultivar Williams 82 chromosome 17, Glycine_max_v4.0, whole genome shotgun sequence genome contains the following window.
GATAGATAATTTCTAAGGTCTCTTAAGCATGTCAATCAAAATGTATGCATGGatgtaaaatgattattttagaaaatatatcatttaaatatacaaaCATTTATACTATGCACAAAATACTAGTAGTAGTAGTATTTAACATGTCGTGAAGATCATACCAACTAACGAAAGGTAGAAAATGGTGGCTTTGTTAAAAGGTTACGACATTAAAATTAGTATTACGAATCTTGAAAGGCACTATAAGTATTTGGATAGTGGGCAATAAGATAATTGTTCAACATGACGTAGTGCACAAATGTCACCAATCCACCACCCCTTTAGTGGCTttggaaaaatatgaaaatggtTGGGGTAACATAATATGGTCAATATGTCAAGATCAAATTCACGAGTTGCTCTATTCTAAACTCAACTTACTGTGCACTTTTTTATGTGTGAGAAAGGGAGTGGTGACTAAGATGGTGGTGTTCATATCAGTGTGTGAGATTGGAGATACAACAGTCCAATAAAATTGATGTGTAGGACGAGGCACGTCACATAATATGGTGCATTTTGCTGAATATTCTCATACGTGATCGATATAATTTGTTGGACTATCAATAATGCtccctgtttttatttttttattttattttcaacgaAACAGTACTTTTGACTTCACAATCATTATCTTcgaataaaatatgtaaattacagATCGAAAGCCAAAGGATTAGGAGAGAGTGGTTGATTGGATCTTTCCTTCCTAAACTGCCAAAGTGAATTTAaaacatagaaaataaaataataaataacaaattatttattcatgcCTGCTGTACTTACATGGGTAATGTGTTGAgtaaattaacatatttttttgccCAACATGAAGTAGACGACTCTTGATTTTTGGGGAGTGTGGACTGTTGTCTAAAAGCTGtatcatttcttctttttactTTGAATGTCAATGTCAATTTGcattttttgaataaattttgagatgaacatgtaaatataaataaataaaaattgaagatcATCATTATATTGAGAAATTCacgaatattttaattaaaattaagcaGGGTCGATCACTTGATCCTCACATTTTATTGGTCGAGAgctaaatgataaatataagttctttatattttattaaacaaatttcaaatgaaataaacacataattttatcaaaaaataaaaacccttatatatacatatttaaaaatctttatttatcttttgttctcgatccaaaaaatattaggattggttctgtttttttttttttcagaagacTCAAAACTGAAaccttatttattaaaatcaaatttaatttcactCGCATATTGACAATATGTCGGTGCATgcatttctattttctaatattattCGTATAGCTTAATACATATTAAATAATCATGGTACTTTATAATCTCGAGATTGGGGTGTTGGTGATACAGCCCACTGAGCCCAGTGAAGGATAGAAAAGTTGTGCTGGACCACATGTAGAGCGGCCCGTATTCTATGAAGGATTTTGTTGGGATAGATGACACTTATCCAGaataaaaatggtaaaaaaaataaaatctaaaatattttaattatttttcatcgtctagttcataaaattttaaaggtAAGGAAAACAGTGATTTCACTATTTTCATAATCATACTTagagatataattaaaaattaaaaatgaaaataaaaacggGGATCAGATCAATATTAGCCTATGCATGAGTCATGAGCCATGACTCGTTTTTCTTTTATCACTGCAGCCATGACCCATATCAATATGACATGAGttataaacaaagaaaataaaaagataaggaTTGTAATCATAAGAAAATAACAAGATAAGGattgtgaatttgtgatcatGTTCGTGTGGGATCGAACCGTGTGTGACGTTATATGGAATCTTTGTCCTTGTGCTGTTGCATTGACCAACAATCATAGATGAATAGAAAGAAGCTAAGTACAATAGGCTATAATATTGCAACCTAGTATACCTCTGTTTTTAtgttaagaaataaaagataatattttttattttaattataagaaatatgtgattattttattattaaatttcttttttactcttaataatatacttattttttcataaaaataatatatttattgagcTATCAACAGAACAAATTAAACTTATTGgttaaaaatttatcttttgaaaaataatcatgAATAATCTTagaataaaactaaaagttatgaaaaattaactgatctagtttttttttattaatcttaatgaattaaataattatttttttattatatataggaGCAGAAGAAGTAGGATTATATGTTTGTCAATTATGAACAATGCAGAGAAAAGTGAAGACAGTCGCGTAGCATGCATGCAGCCTTGATTTGAAAAGCAAATTGGACTTTCATCTAAAAGGGTTAGAATTTGAGACGGTGATTGAAACTTGGAAGgcagaaagaagaaaattctgGCGTGATATTGAACCTATTAAAGGAGTCAACAAAAACACtgcttaaatttataaaatctatGTAGTGTAAAATTCTATGTAATTATCTTAGGGAGtatttgataattttctttTGGAAAGCAATCATATTTAAAGGTACAGTCAAAAcattattgaataattttttaaattaaaaatagatgaatataaatatttgttaggTATCTAACAATgagataaaataagataaaataaataagagtgatgtttaaatattttataatcaaataaagtgaatttaattttgttagaaagAAGTAAATTgataagataaattatataaaacgcTATAAATTATTAGTTGCTACTATCAATTTAGTATTGATTGTGTAACCCCTTAGCTTGCTTGCGATTTTCCTTACaaatcaacatataattttttgatgGGCTATAGTTTCTCTCAAACTCTGTTTAGGAAATTTTTTAAgggataaattataaaaaatatatatatatacacattttaTTGGCATAATCTTTTAAGTCTCTCATATATGTATAGTATATGAATCTCTCTTATTTTTCATGTGTATTCAATTCATCCATGTTTCTCTCTCGCTAAGCTACTAAAATAGTTGTGTCTCATCTTTTTGATATTGATGATCATTCTATGTTTTTGTCGGCGAAATGTCATACATCTAATATGatccaaatatatttttgtaaacaatcagaagatttttttaatcattacaaccaaatgaattgaattaaattttacattaatgggcctgataaataataaacaatgaATTCTTTTGACACCCTAAATTATATGAtagtttatgattaaataataatataaatttaaaatcttttatattttcagtaaatatcttgttacttttttttttggattcataaataagaaaaaataattaatttacacattagttaagaaaaatagttaatatcatttattttattaatcttattttaaaaaaactattttcctGAATTTTCTTTCGTTTGAACTTAATATCAATTCAACTTAATATGAAAGGTAAAAAATATTAGAGATAAATTTTCAATCAAATGaaagtattttaagaaaatactattattattaattaaatagattaaaattagttaatatttactcatattttaatccacttttcatgagattttcaaataatatttctaaACTAAGTTGTACTTCTGTACTCACAGTAATGACATCACGGTTTTGAATAATTTAggaatcaaattattattaattaaacctCTTTTGATACATCAAATGACAAATCCATGagcatttattttcataaaataaaaattaatgagcaTTTACTCCCGGCCTCGCAGGGCCGTTACAGGGGAGCCGTCCAGTGGGAGTTACTAATGCCCACTAACCTTTTtgctttactattttttttttttttaattttaatcacaaACATAGTCGTGAACTGGAACCGAAAGTATTAATTGAGCCAGTGAATTGCTAagttaaatttcatattatacTTCcatagttaattataaatttttttaactaatttaaatttcttaaaaaagtaattatcatatcaaatttgttaattatatgtattataatttcaaaattatccttatgtattttttataatgtttagagagagaataattaaataaaaatatatataaaaaataattaatacatctaaaaatatttttttataaaaatggataaataaatttttaaaaagagtcatataattaaaaataaaaatgcttaaaataactgaaaaattttcaatttaaaatacaaactgGGAACTTCTTGTAGAGGACCAACAACGGCTAAGTTAAGAGCGTAAAGTAGCCAATTGGGCAAACTAATTCCGGATTTTGAGTGGTCATTTTcgttttcattaatattttccaTTTGTGGCAGTGAAGAAGTTCAGTGCAACACGAAGGGCAATGCCCTTAGTTGTCATAttctttttgttgctttttATTAAACTGtgtctttttttgtttgtgttcccCACACAACACTGTTTCTTTCTCCCTCTTCGTGTGTTTTGGAGTTTTGACCGTTGCTTTTTCTCAACGTCTCTCTCTCTGAGATCAATGCCCCATTGTGAGGTACGTTTCTCCATTCCATGCTTCACTGTTCATGTTCATTCTTAATCAAACCCAAACGCTTaacattttctctttcttcattttcttattgTCCTTCTCCTACTCTCAGCATTTAGTTTATTTGTCAGCTCTTAACAGCAACAGTGTGAGTGAGGCtgcattgagtttttttttttttggtgaaatgaGTACCCTTCACCTCTTCTGTTATCCTTTTATTGTTGCACACGTTTATAATAACATTTCTATACTTTTCCTTAATTGTAGTTATGTAAATCTTTAGCACCTTCTTTTGCCCCTCGTTTGTGATCTGAATActggttttctttttcttcagatAACCGAGGATTGTTTTAATGTTGCCCCTTTATTAACTTCACttcaaaatgtgttttttgtaGAGATTTCTAGTTGTCGTTTCTCATCTttgccaaaaacaaaaaatcccagaTCAAAAGTTCTGTGCTTTCTGAATGTCTCCGTGTTGTGATTAGCATAGTTTGGTCTTATGGAAAACATAGAGGAATCTCAATTacttgaaaacaaagaaaagcatCTACCTTTATTAACCTTGATTCATTTCTTTTGGTTATAATGTTTAATTtacttgctttttttttctctcactccaattcattttttatggaATTCAATATACATACTGAACTTTACTGTTTCTGTGGGCAGATTtgtgataaataaaaaactgtTCTTTGATATCATCCATTTCAATGCAAGCCTGAGATAGATATTCATAGGAAAGGCATAGTAAAGAGATGGGATGTTCTCAATCAAAGTTGGATGATGAAGAGGCAGTCAAGCTTTGCAAAGATAGAAAGCAATTCATCAAACAGGCTGTTGAGCAAAGAGCTCAATATGCTACTGGACATGTAGCATACATTCAGTCTCTGAAAAGGGTGTCAGCTGCACTGCTAGATTACTTCAAAGCCAATGAGTCGCGTGAGTTGTCATTGGATTCATTCATAACTCCACCTTTCACACCTGTGAAGAAAACTAGTCCTGCTTTCATTCCCATTTCATCAAAATCCTTCACCCCAACAACAATTGAGTTTGGTCCCAAGACAACTTTGAAGGTGAATTACCTAAGGCCGAGTGGTAATCCGGCGATTTCTGTCGAGGAAAGGCCTCGATCGCCTGAAATGGTTCGGGTTGAAAGTTATTCTCCAATGCATCAGTTTGGCATTGAGGGTTTTTTTCCAATGCAATCCTCACCTGTGAATCCCTCAATTTATTCTCCCCATAACAGGCCTAATATCCCTCCACCTTCACCTCGGTCTTCCCAATGGGATTCCTTTTGGAATCCATTTTCATCATTGGACTATTATGGTTACCCCACCCAAAGTAGCCTTGATTGGACCGGAACGGATGATGAGATCAGAGGACTGAGGAAGGTTCGAGAAGAAGAGGGAATACCAGACCTGGAAGAAGATGAAACTGAGCAAGAAGAATTTGCTGTAAAGAAAAATGTAGCAGAAGAAAGAGCCAAAATTGATGTAAACCCCTCCAAAGAAGAAGTCACGGTTGCAGATGTTGATGAacatgaggaagaagaagaagagggaaCAGATGCTGAAACTGGAATAGCGAATGAAGTCACAGACTCACAAGCCAATGGCATTGAATGTTTTCAAGTATCTAAAGCTCAAACTACGGGTCAGGAAATGGAAACTGGTaatcaagaagcaaaggaagaaACACCTGGTTTTACTGTTTATGTAAACCGAAGGCCCACAAGCATGGCTGAAGTGATCAAGGATCTTGAAGCTCAATTCACAATAATCTGCAATGCAGCCAATGATGTCTCAGCATTGTTAGAGGCCAAGAAAGCTCAATATTTATCAACATCTAATGAACTGTCAGGTTTGTTGATAGTCTTCTTGCGTGCTTCTGCATTTCATAGTGTTCAGAATTGTGAGTGAGTTAGGTtcaagtttcaactttcaagaatAGCTTTCATATTTGCTCTGTTATTGTAAGAACAAGAGTTagcaatatttaaattttcagaAATTGCAATTTTTTCTGTTCTATTGTAGGAACGATAATTTAGTAATTTGACTAATTTTCATTAGGCCAATGCATTTCTTTTCCCTTCCCCCTTCCAAAATCAATCCTCCATAGTCCATACTACAGAAATTGTGTTTGAGTTGTATGGAGAAATAATCTTTTTCTCaagttttcatttgattttactgcatcatttttctttcactcatgtctatttgtaaattttcaagaatataaatttgaattaattttcttttgcagCTTCAAAATTGTTGAACCCAGTGGCGCTTTTCCGCTCAGCTTCATTGCACTCATCCACATCAAGATTCTTAATGAATTCTTCAAACACTAGGGATGAGGATTACGAAGGCCCCGATGATCCATCAGAGGAACATTGTTTGTTTTCTGTTAGTCATCAGTCCACACTAGACAGGTTATATGAATGGGAGAAGAAGCTCTACGAGGAAGTCAAGGTATATTACTGAACCCTTTTTACTGGTACATTTATTACTGAACTGCTACATATGAACTATTAAAttcattgtaaaattatttcgATAAACTTCTCTATGATGACATGCTTTTGTACGGATAATTGTTGCTTGAAGTATAGCCTATTGGAACTTGAACTCTTCTCTCTGGCCATCAATTAAAACTTTcttctgtcaaaaaaaattaaaattttctataccCTTTGCTGGCCTTTGTTCAATTTAGACAAGTTTAGGGATGACCAAAATTAGTGTTCATTCATAAGGTTATCAACCCATCTATAAAAACTACACTTGCTTATTGTTAgtactaaattaaaattacagcAACATAATATTTCAAGGTACTTATGTAATCATCTAAGAGGTTTAGCTTCCAGGTAATATGACAAATCACAAAGCCTCTAACTGACAAGTATATATCTTTCTTTAGCCCAGTAATGgggttttggaaaaaaaatcacacaagagGCCAACTTAACCTTTTAATTCAGTAATTTTTCTTTCGAACTATCGtttctttaaatgtttattaGATTGTTATTGTAATATTGTTGCAGGTCATGGTGCTTATGATTGCATACAATTTTAATAATGGGAAACTTATGCCCACTTTCTTCTTCAACAGTCAGGAGAACGTGTTCGCATTGCATATGAGAAGAAATGTCAGCAACTCAGGAATCATGATATAAATggagaggaaccttcttctcttgatAAAACAAGAGCAGCCATTAGAGATTTACATACCCAGATAACAGTTTCAATACACTCAGTTGAAGCTATTTCCAGGAGAATTGAAACTCTAAGGGATGGAGAGTTGCATCCTCAGCTTCTTGAATTGGTGCAAGGGTATGTATGAAAATGAATTTCACTGATAATATTCCATTTTGTCCTGTATGTCACTCTGACCTAAAGTTAGAGTTTAAAATTGTTAActtatatcattaattttacAATACTTTGTATATTAGAGCTATAAAATTTACATAGCATCTACTTAATCTTGTCTATAAAGTACCCCGCAAGATTATATATCTATTTTGGTGCAAAAACTTTTGATCATGCCCTTCTTGTCTTAAAACTACATATTGAGTTTTATGTATGGTTATGTTTTAATTCTAGTTTCTGATATCTACATGAGCAATATGATGTGTCTATGTACAACATAACAAATGCAGATAGGTAACACTATGCACACATGTTATTACAAATAACATATCGTGCTTGCTGATTCTAACATACAAACTAACAGGCTTGCCAAGATGTGGAAAGTGATGGCAGAATGTCACCAGACACAGAAGAGAACCTTAGATGAAGCCAAGATTCTTCTAGTTGACAATGATGCCAGAAAACAGTGTGCCACATCACGAACTGATCCTCAAAGGCTTGCTCATTCTGCCTCCAATCTTGAAACCGAATTGAGGCATTGGCGAAACACCTTTGAGTCATGGATCACTTCTCAAAGATCCTATATTAATGCTCTAACTGGCTGGCTTCTAAGATGTGTGAGATGTGAACATGATCCATCAAAGCTAGCATGCTCTCCTTGCAGGTCCAGTGGCACTCATCCACTATTTGGACTTTGTGTTCAATGGTCAAGGCATCTAGACGCCCTCCAAGAAACAGCAGTGCTTGATGGCATAGACTTTTTTGCAGCTGGCATGGGGTCCCTCTATGCACAACAGTTAAGAGAAGAGACTCGACGAAATCCAGATGGATCAAAAGAACATGGTGAGAATATGGAAATGGTGGAAGTTGGTCAGGTTGAAGAGGTAATGAATACTGAGAAATTGGCTGAAGTTGCTATCAAGGTGCTTTGTGCTGGTATGTCAATTGCTATGAGCTCAATGGCAGAGTTTGCTGTTGATTATGCTGAGGGATACACTGAACTTGCTAAGAAGTGGGAGAAAGTGAACTTGCAGCAGATTTCTTGTGGGGCTGGAACATAGATATAGATGgcatacatttttttggttCATTTATTTAGTTAGCAAAGGGTGTCAGTGAAAGTAATTTATTGAAGGGTAGATttagaagaaaggaaaatggaggaaaaagaaagggagGGAGAGATTTTATGCCAATCTCTCACCCTTGttagaaaatttttattatgaagGGAGGGAAATGAGGAATTTCATGTAATGCTCAAGACCAACCCTTATAAGTTTTTTGTGAACATTTTGAAGTTCTCTAATTTGGGGATCTTAAATTCTTATAACTCATAAAAGAGAGGAAACTTGTTAATTACGGTGTGTTTGATCTTAAATCTTAAATACTTATAGGAAactttacacttttttttttgtctcgaaaactattttctaaattaattcCACTTTACTCACAATTAATTTCtcatctaaaatttattaagtttcaaaatttgttttctaaaactaattttctaaattaattcCACTTACCCACAATTTATtaggttttaaaatttcttcCATCTCTTTGCATTCCTAATACTTTCATCCCTTTATTCATCTCTACCAAACACAAGGTTATGATTTTCAAGAGTTTTTCCCTAAGCACTTGAATATAATActttatgcttttttttgtttttttaatatttatttgagaaacaatttttaaaacttaatattctTTTTGTCCCTGAATATAAGACAGAACTAATTCAAGTGAAAATAAAGTCAACAAATCCTTGATGTTATTTGTCTTAAAAACCAGTTTTTAGAACAACAACGTGAAAAAAGAATCAACCAAGTCCTTAATCTTATTTTCGCTTCCAAAGCTTAACAAAATCtcataggaaaaaataattttactagcAACAAATACTTATCTAAGCCTCTaatcttgtatatatatatatattagaatacACAACAATTTGAGTCTCACTATCTATTTCCTCAATTAgacactcattttttttttaaagtgtgttgcacacattatttttttattgatttaattaagttttttatactTGTAATATAGGTGATTTTTAGATTActacttaatatttattttttttaactaagtacctgaaaaaaatagttttattttattatccgCTGTTAGTCATTTTTTGTTAAGTGATGACATGACAAGCGAAGTATCACGTTATCACCCTCTTGTCATATTATCACCTTTAATGACATACGTGTCAATGATTGAACGTGATGATGTGATATTCTGTTTGTCATGTTATCACCTAACGGAAAACGACTAACGACAAGTAgtaaaaatgaaactaaaaaaatttacaggtaggtatttacaaaaaataaatttttaggtaGTAATATGAAAATAACCTATTTTTaggtatgaaaaatttatttaatatatgacatcaaaaacttatttaaatcatatataattgatGTTTTACAATCTATGATCAATGTACACATGTAACATGTTTTGTCTTTCCTCATTCTTTCTTCAATATTCTTTGGACCCAAAATATATATCTCACCATTTGATCTTGGTAGGTTCTCTTTTAACTTTgttcaaatattaaatgtatgcatcttaactctttaatttcatctttaatattatcttattaatctaattcaattgattaaacatgataaattgataggtgaattattgtaaatttcaaatagtatttttttattcctaccaataaaaaatatcttattaatttaatgtatttcttattttgaataaggaattatcttaaaaaaataaataggataaAGTTTCCTAAgtctatataaaagtaaattacatatatgttcctcaagttattttaattaatttttagttttttgacaagtttaaaaatatttgatcgatataaaagtgtttgagaaatgattttttcttattgacttataagatttgtttttaaacataacttaaatttacgattaccatttgaatttttatttttaataaaataataaaatttatcatttttatctgaaattagattatttattttgataaaaatccTCCTTGTCAtttgttaactaaaaaattgtttttcagattgatctaaataagtttttcatacctaaaaaaatgtcatttttagattattacctaaaattatttttttgtcaaatacctattgaattttttttgtttcattttattacCTGTCGTTAATTCTCTTCCGCTAAGTGATGACGTGACAGACAAGGCGTAATGACGTGACACTCTATCTGTCATGTTATCATGTAACGGAAGATGACTAACAGTAGGCAAtaaaatgaaactaattttttttagatacttaattgaaaaaaaataaatgttaggtaataatatgaaaatgacttatattttaagtatgaaaacttaattaattttttttatttgtataattgatatttttttgttgtccatttct
Protein-coding sequences here:
- the LOC100776480 gene encoding protein ROLLING AND ERECT LEAF 2, with product MGCSQSKLDDEEAVKLCKDRKQFIKQAVEQRAQYATGHVAYIQSLKRVSAALLDYFKANESRELSLDSFITPPFTPVKKTSPAFIPISSKSFTPTTIEFGPKTTLKVNYLRPSGNPAISVEERPRSPEMVRVESYSPMHQFGIEGFFPMQSSPVNPSIYSPHNRPNIPPPSPRSSQWDSFWNPFSSLDYYGYPTQSSLDWTGTDDEIRGLRKVREEEGIPDLEEDETEQEEFAVKKNVAEERAKIDVNPSKEEVTVADVDEHEEEEEEGTDAETGIANEVTDSQANGIECFQVSKAQTTGQEMETGNQEAKEETPGFTVYVNRRPTSMAEVIKDLEAQFTIICNAANDVSALLEAKKAQYLSTSNELSASKLLNPVALFRSASLHSSTSRFLMNSSNTRDEDYEGPDDPSEEHCLFSVSHQSTLDRLYEWEKKLYEEVKSGERVRIAYEKKCQQLRNHDINGEEPSSLDKTRAAIRDLHTQITVSIHSVEAISRRIETLRDGELHPQLLELVQGLAKMWKVMAECHQTQKRTLDEAKILLVDNDARKQCATSRTDPQRLAHSASNLETELRHWRNTFESWITSQRSYINALTGWLLRCVRCEHDPSKLACSPCRSSGTHPLFGLCVQWSRHLDALQETAVLDGIDFFAAGMGSLYAQQLREETRRNPDGSKEHGENMEMVEVGQVEEVMNTEKLAEVAIKVLCAGMSIAMSSMAEFAVDYAEGYTELAKKWEKVNLQQISCGAGT